In the genome of Acanthopagrus latus isolate v.2019 chromosome 17, fAcaLat1.1, whole genome shotgun sequence, the window CCCAGGTAAGACTCACAGCTGGTGGAAATGTCAGAGACAGGGACTGTCTGCCAGATGGCATCCCCTAAAGATCTTTGTGCCAGAGGTTGGTGTTATTGTCTTCTGGGCTCATGGTGGTTATATTGTCTGCTGTGTATTGCAGGACTTACTGGGGAAGAATATTCTGGAGTTTGCCCATCCTGAAGACCAGGGCTTACTGAGAGACAGTTTCCAACAGGTAGGACTATCtaatgtgcagctttttgtgGATTTCCTATCaatttaagatcagtttgtctCTTGTGTACTTACTCccatatcagtgtttttacatgcacaagcaTACTCTACTCCTGGAACACTATTTGACTCGAAATTGATGCAGCACTaatgtttttattccacactttctttttcattgtcaACACctagtgcctacattacccacattAGACTCCACCTGACTATACTGGTTCAGTTGTGTTATGCTAATTATGGTTAAATGTAGCCACAAGCCGCTAGCCTCAAGCAGAGATGCGGAGCTGGCTGTAGACGTCTGGTAGCACCGCTTTGTCACCAGATGAAAACCTGATGAAAGTCTGTGTAGGTTGTTATTAAAGTTTTATACTTGCAAGTGAAGGGGAGAGCAGGGAGTTGgttgttgtgattttgttgacTTGTGGTCTTCTCCTACATGGCTGTCGATCCACATGTGTGCTGTAAGTTTATGCTGTGCTGTCTCAAGTGGCATAATTTCAAGCAATATTGTGCTATATTTTGTGCAGCTGCCTCTTgagcaacaaaaggctttatgtAACTTTATGTAACACATGCAGTAGCTCTCAAGACCTGTCAACAGTCTTTTATGTGTGGGTGGACTTCCTCTTTAGGTAGCTGGGTATATGTTAGCTTCctgcaaaaatcacatttcttaGATGTCCCAGTTTTTAATCTGGGTTTTGGGTCTTTGCCAAGATATTTCCCTTAAAGGCTGATGTCTAATCTGGTTTATAATCTGCATGTGAGTATGTACATGAGATAGACTTGTTGTGAGTAAATTACAATTATGACAGGAGTGCTGCAGAATGAAAGGAAAGACAATCTAATGTAgtgattatattatatatattatatttatggTAAGTCGGTATAAATAGGCAATAAAAATTAGCTGGTGTATGCAGGGTTTTTACGTGGGTAAACGTGTTCCTCATCATGGCGCCTGATAGAGCGGGAATATTAGAAAGCTGCAGATCATAAACCTCATCAAAAGAAATTAAGAAGTCTTAATCAATCAGCATTAACAAGCCACCAGCCTGAATTTCAACATATGCCATATCATCAGATGTTGTGTCTTCACAGCTTATCAAAGCCAGAGCCGATAAATAGCCGAGACTAATGCCAAGTCAATTGACATGGGAGTAAATgctgattttacacattcacattgaagATGTGATGTTAGTGgctttttgtccagtgtgaaagggatATAAGTATCATTTTAAAGTCTCAATCTGCCACTCTCTTTTTACAGCTGAAAGTATGACCAGTTTTTAACGCtttgctgtaaagaaaaaatgcatTCTCTCTCTTATTATTAGCATTATCTGTGTAACCTGATATCTCCCAATAACTtggtcttgtgtgtgtttgtgtgtaaacctACTGCACACTGATTATGTAAACATCAGATTGTGACCGTTCGGTTTGCTGACTCATGTCCACAGGTGGTGAAGCTGAAGGGCCAGGTCCTGTCAGTGATGTTTCGGTTTCGCACTAAATCCAGAGAATGGATCTGGATGAGAACCAGCTCCTTCACCTTCCAGAACCCGTTTTCAGAGGAAATTGAGTACATCATCTGTACCAACGTCAATGTCAAGTGAGTAACACTCTCACTGTAGACCGATTTTACCAATACTGGTGATTATGTAACATGATTACACAATCAAATACAGCACATAATGAAACCATTGACGTCTTGAAATCTGACTGTTGTGAAAGATCCCACAGTCTGAATGCTCACCTATCACCCTCAGTCACCAGTTCCTCATGCACCCTCACCACAATCGCATTTAATAAAGCATACACTGATCACTCTCTCCCTAcctcccacctctcctctgCACCTGTCTCTGATTGTGGGGCAGTAGAAACTCAACACAGGACCCCCTCACTCCCATCTCCTCCCCAGGGGGTTCGCTGCCCCCCTCCCTGGGCCAGGGCAGCCCAAACTGCCCTCCTGTAGTGCTCAGCCCAGGGCAGGTGGCCACCAGGTGAGACCAGGCCTGACCTGACTATCCTCCCCCTGCATGGGAGAACAGGGGTTGCTTCTTCATGGGAGACTACTGCTGTTTCTAGCAAACTACAGTCCTtcggttttgttttcattccccACTCTGGGTGATTcttctattctttttttagtCTCTGTTCAGCTGTCATATTAGAAAATAGTTATTTTGTCTCTTAAGCAGCATGTCTGATAGCTGTCATCTTGTAGTTGGTAGTGAATTTAAAGAGTCTGACTTTTAACTCCGGTGGTTTAGCATGTCAGCAGTATGTATTTGCATAACAGACATTTCTCTCTTCAAGCGTGttactctcttcctcttcagtccTTGTTTCTCTCTTACGTTGCCATGGTGACCGGTGGCGGGTTGAGTGCTATTTTGTCAGCAGGTGTTTGGGATTTCTCACTCGACAGTGGAGGGCATGGACATTGAAATGAGGCTATTTTAGACCaactcagtctctctctctctctctccctctctctctctctcacactctctctcgttcactcgctctctctctctccgtctctctgtttcccttttcaggcagttacagcagcagcagcaacaggctGAGCTAGAGGGAGGAGGAACCAGAGACGGCATTTACGAGGCAGGACCAATCACCCTCTCACAGGTTAGGCCACGCACATGTGGGGACACATGAATGTCCCGTTTGATTGAACCATAGATTATGTCTTGTTTCTCCTGAGTCCCTTGTCCCTTGCTGTAGTGACTGATCAGGTCTGATTTATGGAAACAGTGGCAGGATGTGGATTATTTCCTCAGCAGGAAAACGGAAGCAGATGTCAGAAGAGTTCCATTATCAAAACTGTCTGTCCACTGTTCATGCTTGAAATAAACACTTTCTCTTGTAGTACTTGGTGATCTCAAGACGTTTAAGCCTGGAACTACTTCTGACAAAACTCAGTCACATGTGGTCATGACTAAAAGTGACGCATATGATCACAATGTTAACTTACTCAAAGCAACTGTCAAACTGGGGAAACGGTCATggataaaacacaacaaattgaGTGATAGTGATtacaaatcagaaaaaataacattagaTGACAGTGTTGtggaaatgtatttgtgtaGTAACAAGAAAACAAGTGTCAAACTAGAACACCAGTGGACTAGTGGAAAACAGTGTACGTTCCCACAGGAAAAAACTTGATGTTCAAAATAACCACAATAGTTTACAATttagtcatgcaacatcagatAAAACCTTTTAATGCATATTTTGTAGTTTGGTTCTTAgttacaaaaatgtataaaatagtCCTGGAAATCCATCCTTCAATCTGTATAAAACCTGAACATATTCTTCTAAATATACACATGGTCtggagttaaaaataaaaaagttttaaaaagttaGTTGCCTATAATGTTTAATAGCTTCACATTAGCTCCCAACAGCGTGTCAGTGTAATGGCTCAGTTGTAACAACATCAGTTAAACTGCTTTGGAACTCTGCCAGCAGTGGTTGCTACTAGCAACACAATGTTCAACTGAAACCAACTGCTGATGGCACGACTATTATTTACTGCATGTTATGATGTACTTTTTATTTACCTTGTATGCTGTTGTCTTAGTTCTGCTTCTGCTATTTGTCTTCTCTGTAATTATGAAACCTGTTTGTTGTATGTTagttcttttttctcctctccttcccctgtTATGAAAGTGTAAGGATAGAGGGTTTTATATTGTACAAATTGTAAAAGTGATACATAAGTAATAAGATACATGTATGAAAGTGACTTTACAATGGCTTCAGCACATGATTAATGATTGGCAGTCAATTTATTTTATCCTCTTTGATTAATGGgttgtttttataaaatgaaaagaaaagttctgTCTTACCACGAGTTAAAACCCCAATGCTTATCAATATACTGTGTTTGAAGCTGAATTTCTTGCATTTTTGCATAAAGAAATAAGTTCACTGTTATCAAAACGGTTGCTGCTTCATTTTATGACCATGAGTTATATGATGGTAGACCTGGCTTGAACATCTTTGAGGTATGTGTGTGCTGGGTGTCGGCTCACTTTCAGGTTCCCCTCCCCTATAATACACCGACACACAGACACGAGTTGCATAAACAAATAAAGGGATTTTTACCACATTCTTGGTTGTGTCTCCCACCATGATGCAGCTTCCATCTGTCATTTGCTGAACCAAACATTATACTCCAGAAACTATACAGGCATGTTGTTGTGGTGCCAAGTGTGCTGGAGCATTCACTTTAGATCTAACCTTTCGGTTGAGATGATAAATGGTCATGATTGCAAACTCCTCACCACTTAAACACTTGAGAGTTTTAATATGTGAACCCTAAATGATATTCTTGGTGGTCCTCAGATGCCAGTGCAGCCCGTGACTGCAGCAGGGCCGGACCACACTAAGAGCCTTGAGAAGCCAGAGCTCTACCCCTCCCTTTTCCAAGCCCCCGATCAGACCAAGGTCTTGCCCTCCACCCCTGCTCCCTCTACACAGATCTACTCTCCAGCCAACAACTTCACTTCTGGTCGTTCCAATGATGTATAcaggtgtgtttacatgtacacTAGATCTTTAGCCCGAAGGCAGTGCTGCTTTTTATCAATCCCTTAGAGCTCTCTCAGACAGTTGATATCTGTTATCGGAGACAGTAACTCCATAGTACTTATTTTACAAACGACATAACACAAAAAtaaggagcagtctgtagttttttATCCTGATTGCTTGACATCTGACTCATTTGTCATATTGTGAGTTGATTTTGCCAACTACAGATAAAGGGATTGTTATCTACTGTAAATGATATGAATAGCCACAGGGACTTTATTTATATACCTACCAACTGGTTTGCATGTCAGAGCAGAGGCCAACTgcataaactttattttaagacTAGTCTTGGCCTTAGATTGTACTTAAATTCTCAGGTTAGATTTGTAGTAAGACTGACTTTGACTGACTTGAAATAGAAAGTAAGCCACCTCCTTCTGAGAGCTTTGTTGCTATGACTTGTAAGAACACCAGTTATGAGACAGAGGCACATGtatattgattgtttttgtatCTAGTAAGTAAGTGTATATATTACTCATTGGTGAGAGTGCAACTTTCTTAGGACAGAATGTTTGTTCCGTGCTGAAGATGACTTGCGTCTTTTCTTCAGTGCTAGGAACAGCACATTAATGAGATGCAGCAATAATTAATGTATTCACACAAATTAACAGTCGCTATTCAAATTTCTGTTCGCACTGCACAGAACCCCAAACACTGGCAGGCATAGGTGATGTGGCATCCAGATTTCTGATGCTCGCCGTCTCAGTAACACTCCAGTAGCTCCAGTACAGCTCTAATTACATGAGCAGAGGATTCCTGTATCCTCTGTAATGTAGCAATTATCCAGCAACAAACCCTGTTCATTTCCAGTGAACAAACGTGGTGTCTCAAATGAAGcagtttttgtctttattttttatatttggtCTTTACTAATAAGCAAGTTTAACTTCAATTCAACATTAAGTTTTCAACTGAAATTGACAACAAATAGTCTTGCGTTGTTGTCAAAGCAAAGTTagaacctctttttttttttatcagcaactataaaatataacaattaAACGACTAATTGATTAGCTGTCAGCTATTGAATTAACCTGCAACTATTTTGGCAAtccattttcagcattttttgatATTGTATTGACCAAACATCGAATACAGTatctgagaaaataatcatcagatttATCTACAATGAAAATTTATTTCAGCCCTATTAACAATGCCTGTGATAATTGGTATTAACTTGAAATTCTTGTTGCCAGCCTTGACCTCAACCATACACCCCATGCATGTCTCCTACAAGTATTAATAATATAAACTTCCATGGCGAAATGTCACTGCTGCATCTGCTATTTTTATCCTCAAAAGTTATATTTAAGTCAAAGACTTGGTCTGTTTTATGCAGCTGAGGTAGCAGAGGCACTTTTTGGTCTGATGTTGGCTCATGTGCAACAAAAGCCCATAGGGAAGCTCCCAAGTTCTCTCAGCTGTGAATCTGCTGCATACTACAGTCCACATGAAAGGTACGGGGGAACCATGGCCTCCCACATGTGCCTTTAAGTGGGTGCAGATGCTGCATGACAAAGATTACAGTCCCTTCAGAATGTAGTAATGAAAAGTGAATTATGTTTACTAGTTGTGAAACTCACTGAATCCTGTTGGtattaagaaaatgtttgagaaaAAGGACCAGTTTTCATGTGatattttttcttcccccccacTACCATTAGACAACAGACAGGTAACTGAGCTCTCTCCCCTCACGTTTGTCAGCAGGCCAGTCAACATGAATTCGCAGATTACTCCACAGATGGCACAGCCGGGCCACTCGGCAGGGCAGATGCTGGCTCAGATGTCTCGGCAGAATGGAGGCCAACACTCAGTGACCCCCTCCAGCAATGGTGCCCCCCTACATGGAggaccagcaggaggaggatggcCTGGAGTGGCAGCTGGAGCCAGGCCACAATTTAATAACCAGGTATGACAGTACAACAAGAGTCATTGTCTGATATCGAAACAAGATTCTTCCAATAAATGTGTAACTTATTTAACAACTAGTCTGTAAATTGAGCCCTCTTCTATCCAGCAGGTGGCTCCCCAGGCAGCAAAGACCATGTCTCCACCGTTTGCTCGCATGGGCGGATTTGGAGGTGGCTCTTCCAACTCTTTTGAACAGATGCCCACAGGTGCTTCTCCCACCACGACCAGCAGTGCAAACTACCCGCCCATGAATGTGCGTGCCAGTCTAAACACCAATGGTTATGGTAAGTTGTGTGCATACATAAGTCGATCTGTTTGTCAGTGTTAGACTGGTGCGTCCTCTCACCCTGCTGTACTTTATCCCAGATGGCTCTCAGTCAGCGCCACAGTTCCCCCCTCGAGGAGCGGAGGCAGTGTGGCCCCAGTGGCAGGGCCAGCAGCACTCACAGAGTAATGCAGAGCAGCATCCTCATTCTCAGGGCAACCAGCAAGACATGTTTCCTGTGAGTGATACAAGCCTCATCTCTCTCAAGtacttccctctgtctccctgtgtCACTTGAAATTAATCTTTGTCTCTTTATTCTGATTCAGGATGTGTTGTCCATGCTGGACCAGCCTGCAAACTTCAACAGCGACGATTTTGAGATTCCCATCTACCCTCCATATACTGAGTGACCTGGTCTTTACTTCTCTGCTTTGTCTTCTTGACTGTCTTCAGTCTTTTATTATATTTAGCTCTTCGgctcatcttctcctcctgctcctgagAGTAACACACTTCCCTTGCTTTGCATGGCTTCAATTGCACTGCCACAAGCCAGTTGAAGATAGAGGTATGTATCTGACTGCAGATATATAGGGGAGGAAAATCAAGGATTTGCTACTGACTAAAAGATAATAAAGATTATTCTAACCATATTCCAGCCATTTTAAGAGAATTCTCTAGCTAGCACTGCCCAAAGCTCAACAACCTATGTTGTACatatgtgagagagagagatatatatatatatatatatatatatatatatatatatatatatatatatatatatatatatatatatatatatatatatatatatatatataatataatataatataatattatattatattatattatatatatattatattatattatattatattatattatattatattatatatatatatatatatatatatatatatatatatatataatatatatatatatatatatatatatatatatatatatatatatatatataaaaaatataaaagcgCACAATCACACAACCACACTTGAATAGAGTGCACTTGAACACTCTTACAatctggtaaacacacacacacaaaggccttttattttaatgttactAGTTTTTTCTCAGGCATTGATGAAGAGTGTATTTTGCAGTTCTGCCCTTCAGCACGTAGGCTAGTCACTCCAATTGTTGATTAAAACTCTCAGGAAATTGCAGAGATATACAGCTTTGGTGATTTTTGAAATTCTCCGCTGTTGCACGCAAACCCACCATTGTCTGTGCTAACgtctcacacacagataaaaatcCACAGCATGTCCCTACACGTCAGCACTGCTTTCATGGATCGCATATACAATACTGAGGACAGTTTTCTATGTACATTGGTGGCTTCACCTATAaattgaattattcatttatccTCTACATCTGATTATTGAATGATTTACTTCAACAGCAGACACAGTGTTAGAAATGGCTACACACTGTTTGTCCTGGTGCTCGTTGGAAATGTATAGTCTATTTTTCTTTGCCTACctttacatatatacagtatgcatgtgtgtatgtatgtaaaattGACGCGTACAGCATCATTGTCAACTTTTAACACGGTCGTAGGGTTTCTGACTTGCttgatattttctttctgtcgcCCTGCATTATCCTGTACCAAGTATGGGCTTTTTGTACGCCTTTTGTAAAAGAAAGCACACAGCAATAATTAACAAGCAGGAATTGTGTACTTTTAAAGCCATTCGTTATTGTTGTCATTAATGTTGTCCttgatttaatgttattttaaaaaacgaGAGATGTGgtagaaatgtttgatttttaattgaaatgtttCCCagtatgttattattattgatgaCTCCATTGCCcttttctgatttttattttattaatgggCTGATCAGGGTATTCAGGATTGAAATGGAATTGTAGAACTTAAAACAATTTGAGAATCACCCAAAAAAATTTGGACGTGGACTGAATCCAGATCCAATCACTTGTGTTTAACAATCATTTATGGTAAAATTGTATCATAGACGAATGTTGTGGGATGAAAGCGAATGCTTCTaaaaaattttaatttttaatatgGAGAATTAGTTTAAATTTGACCCTGTTTGTTATAGTTTTCCATTGTCTGTGtgtaacactcacacactcatgatGACAGTGTGTAATTGTATGTGAAGCCTGTGCTGATAATTGTCCAATTTTCATCTTTAAGAAGGTGGTATGTTGGTgactgtgttgtctttgttattGTTGATAACCTCTTTGGTTGCTCTGtatccaggtttttttttttttcaatgatgtGAACTTTTATCACTCatagaaacacaaatatataaatatactgtatatgtctATGAAATGTTAAAGGAGAtaaagaaactttgttttttgtattaaattGTTATATTGTCGAAAAAGAAGGAAGTCTGGTTGTGTTGTAATCCTCGAAAGGTCACAGCAGGGTAAGCATCATTTAATCCTTGATCACAAAGTCATTTAAATTCCCAGtcttgttcatgttcatgttcatgttgtttaactgcagcagtgcagcctACTGATCACACTCATACAAGAGTCAAGACTGTCTTTAATTACATCCATGCTTGTATTGACTTCCTTGAAACAGTTTTATGTTCTGAACATGTGATGAAACAAAAGCTATCTTTGGTTTGTTCTGCCTGtatctgttttccttcctcattCTGTATCTGTGGGGATGCTGAGGTCTGTGGGTTTGTCCTGGGATCAgtttctgctctctttctcaGCCCAggagtgaaaacagacagagttaATGCTTGTACTCCTCCAAGATAGGTTTACAGTCCCTGTTTGGGTTGCACTTGAGTGACGTCTTGTGCTGCAATTCTTGTTTTGCTGGCATCAATTCAACACACGCAGGCTCTTCTCCCGTAGAGTCACTTTACTCCTTTATTTGTGTGCATCTCTGAAGTGGCATCAGAGTACAAgcaatctgcatttttttcgTCAGGATCAGTTTCCAAACCCTCTCAAGTGGATTGCCACTGAGGTGTCAtatcctctttctcctcctcaaccttttcttttgccttttcttAATCATTCTGtactcccctttttttctgtacaaaatTTCTACCACTTTTAGACCATAAAAAAACCTTGTGCATGTGTAGATTGAACTGATTGGTCCAGTATGATAATGCATTAATCTGAAGACAACTTTTGGTTCACAAGGCTTTAATAACTTGTGTTTGGCCAaatttttctgtgttgctgtcaTGTGTCCAGACTTTGTGCCGATTAGGGATCTAGTGACTCTTCTTCAGGTGTCATTTCCTATACAGGTCTCTACTGAGTAGATGCCCGGGTGTTTTAATCTCAGGAACGGCCTGATCGTCACCAAACTCCTCCTTATAAACTATTGATGGAGGACACAGGTGCCAAATGGGGCTCCGTGTGTTCACCAGTCCATCTTATCTTTGGGAGGACAGTAGGTGTTAATGTTGGTGGAAGAAATGGAGGTCAAGACATAGAGGCATGGATTGTTGAAAGCAGGTTCCTAGAAATGCAATGGATTGCCTTTCATCATCAGCCCATTCAGATGAAGATGGCCTTTGAAATAATTCAAGCATTTTTGGAACTGCTTTGATGATGGGACATATCAAGAGGGAAGTGAACAGATGTGAGGAAACCTGAAGAACAGACAGATTTCTGGTTTGTGTGTTGATCTGCCAACATGGACCCTACAGCCCTCCCCGGACGTGGGTTCGAAGTGGATGTGGACCTTGGCTttgccctcttcttcttcttcctgctctgctTCTTCTTGTTGGTGGCCATCGTCCGCTGCGCGCAGATGGTGCTGGACCCTTACAGTGCTATCTCTGTCACTACACACCAAGAGGAAGATCAAGCGGACGACTGACAGACATATAAACTGTACAGTAAAGGAAGCTTATTGTCCAAAAGGAGCGTTGTAATTTAATTCAACTCTATCGGAGAACCAGATTAAGTTGCCATGAGCCAATCAATGTTTTGAGGCTGTTCTTGTGATTGAGTTTGGTGGAGTTGTGTCAGATAGTactttcaacttttttttatactttctACACAGCAATATAAACATTTTGTACCAAGAGGTTGTCCACCAGCAGCATCCAACGACTTCAAATGATGTGAGTATGCAATGTATATCAcaatgtgttcaaatgtttagtGCAGAACAGAACGTCTGAGGTAACTCCTGAAGATTACGTGTGATCCTTTCATCTTACCAGAGTGCACACAGTGAAAAGCATCTTGATGCGGACTAAAGAAAATGCCCTCCCCTTCCTCACTAATGCGGCACAGATGTTTCAGGGTTTCTCATTGATGGAAATGTAATGCAGAACAGATGTTCTGCTCTTTCTCCTAAATTCTGTCACACAATGTTTTGGAGTCTTTGCACAATCGTTCATGCAAGTTGCTTGTAACTAATGAAcgaatgaaaaaaaaccctctctaATTCATAGCATGTGTTGTTATTCACCAATAGTAGGCCATTTCACAAAGACGGCCTCATCTAGTACAGATTATTTTTGTGCGCCATGAAGCCTGCTGTTAGGCAGTGGGTTTTAAAGCTAATAGAAATAAGTGATGACCCACAGTAGTAGTATAGACTGTCATACCTATCTATTATCAGCCTGGCTGGTCATCGGGACAGATATCCAGCATTTTTCCAACTATAGCTGTAATTGGCTTTTGTGTGAGATGACagataaaatacaataattttctatttggctctgatgtaacaacctctgtctgtctgtaattgCCAGTGTCATCACAAGTAAAAACCTTTCagcactgaataatctgaatctgcaaagtaactaataactTAAGTTCCTGAGTAGAaactgtagtggagtggaagtataaagtagcagaatggtgtttactgcaaatgtatgtATATCAACTCTAAATATCGGTTATCAGACTCCTTGATTGCTAATAATCGTTATACTACT includes:
- the LOC119006567 gene encoding aryl hydrocarbon receptor nuclear translocator-like isoform X2, whose amino-acid sequence is MLFQTDMSSSNPELPDPNLGMGASGTQAGGGAVVPKGTNKRRAAPDFDDDDDEGSKLFRCDDETTGSNNDKERFARFLEEDQSFADKEKLARENHSEIERRRRNKMTAYITELSDMVPTCSALARKPDKLTILRMAVSHMKSLRGSGNTNADGSYKPSFLTDQELKHLILEAADGFLFVVSCETGRIVYVSDSLTPVLNQPQSEWLGSSLYDQLHPDDTEKLREQLSTAESNSTGRMLDLKTGTVKKEGQQSSARMSMGARRSFICRMRCGSCAVEPLSMNRLNFLRNRNRNGLGTAKEGEPQYVVVHCTGYIKSWPPAGVSLTDDEADNTQGSRYCLVAIGRLQVTCCPGDTDINSISVPVEFISRHNCQGMFTFIDHRCTAAVGYQPQDLLGKNILEFAHPEDQGLLRDSFQQVVKLKGQVLSVMFRFRTKSREWIWMRTSSFTFQNPFSEEIEYIICTNVNVKNSTQDPLTPISSPGGSLPPSLGQGSPNCPPVVLSPGQVATRQLQQQQQQAELEGGGTRDGIYEAGPITLSQMPVQPVTAAGPDHTKSLEKPELYPSLFQAPDQTKVLPSTPAPSTQIYSPANNFTSGRSNDVYRPVNMNSQITPQMAQPGHSAGQMLAQMSRQNGGQHSVTPSSNGAPLHGGPAGGGWPGVAAGARPQFNNQQVAPQAAKTMSPPFARMGGFGGGSSNSFEQMPTGASPTTTSSANYPPMNVRASLNTNGYDGSQSAPQFPPRGAEAVWPQWQGQQHSQSNAEQHPHSQGNQQDMFPDVLSMLDQPANFNSDDFEIPIYPPYTE
- the LOC119006567 gene encoding aryl hydrocarbon receptor nuclear translocator-like isoform X3, encoding MLFQTDMSSSNPELPDPNLGMGASGTQAGGGAVVPKGTNKRRAAPDFDDDDDEGSKLFRCDDETTGSNNDKERFARFLEEDQSFADKEKLARENHSEIERRRRNKMTAYITELSDMVPTCSALARKPDKLTILRMAVSHMKSLRGSGNTNADGSYKPSFLTDQELKHLILEAADGFLFVVSCETGRIVYVSDSLTPVLNQPQSEWLGSSLYDQLHPDDTEKLREQLSTAESNSTGRMLDLKTGTVKKEGQQSSARMSMGARRSFICRMRCGSCAVEPLSMNRLNFLRNRNRNGLGTAKEGEPQYVVVHCTGYIKSWPPAGVSLTDDEADNTQGSRYCLVAIGRLQVTCCPGDTDINSISVPVEFISRHNCQGMFTFIDHRCTAAVGYQPQDLLGKNILEFAHPEDQGLLRDSFQQVVKLKGQVLSVMFRFRTKSREWIWMRTSSFTFQNPFSEEIEYIICTNVNVKNSTQDPLTPISSPGGSLPPSLGQGSPNCPPVVLSPGQVATRQLQQQQQQAELEGGGTRDGIYEAGPITLSQMPVQPVTAAGPDHTKSLEKPELYPSLFQAPDQTKVLPSTPAPSTQIYSPANNFTSGRSNDVYSRPVNMNSQITPQMAQPGHSAGQMLAQMSRQNGGQHSVTPSSNGAPLHGGPAGGGWPGVAAGARPQFNNQVAPQAAKTMSPPFARMGGFGGGSSNSFEQMPTGASPTTTSSANYPPMNVRASLNTNGYDGSQSAPQFPPRGAEAVWPQWQGQQHSQSNAEQHPHSQGNQQDMFPDVLSMLDQPANFNSDDFEIPIYPPYTE
- the LOC119006567 gene encoding aryl hydrocarbon receptor nuclear translocator-like isoform X1, with the protein product MLFQTDMSSSNPELPDPNLGMGASGTQAGGGAVVPKGTNKRRAAPDFDDDDDEGSKLFRCDDETTGSNNDKERFARFLEEDQSFADKEKLARENHSEIERRRRNKMTAYITELSDMVPTCSALARKPDKLTILRMAVSHMKSLRGSGNTNADGSYKPSFLTDQELKHLILEAADGFLFVVSCETGRIVYVSDSLTPVLNQPQSEWLGSSLYDQLHPDDTEKLREQLSTAESNSTGRMLDLKTGTVKKEGQQSSARMSMGARRSFICRMRCGSCAVEPLSMNRLNFLRNRNRNGLGTAKEGEPQYVVVHCTGYIKSWPPAGVSLTDDEADNTQGSRYCLVAIGRLQVTCCPGDTDINSISVPVEFISRHNCQGMFTFIDHRCTAAVGYQPQDLLGKNILEFAHPEDQGLLRDSFQQVVKLKGQVLSVMFRFRTKSREWIWMRTSSFTFQNPFSEEIEYIICTNVNVKNSTQDPLTPISSPGGSLPPSLGQGSPNCPPVVLSPGQVATRQLQQQQQQAELEGGGTRDGIYEAGPITLSQMPVQPVTAAGPDHTKSLEKPELYPSLFQAPDQTKVLPSTPAPSTQIYSPANNFTSGRSNDVYSRPVNMNSQITPQMAQPGHSAGQMLAQMSRQNGGQHSVTPSSNGAPLHGGPAGGGWPGVAAGARPQFNNQQVAPQAAKTMSPPFARMGGFGGGSSNSFEQMPTGASPTTTSSANYPPMNVRASLNTNGYDGSQSAPQFPPRGAEAVWPQWQGQQHSQSNAEQHPHSQGNQQDMFPDVLSMLDQPANFNSDDFEIPIYPPYTE
- the LOC119006567 gene encoding aryl hydrocarbon receptor nuclear translocator-like isoform X4 — protein: MLFQTDMSSSNPELPDPNLGMGASGTQAGGGAVVPKGTNKRRAAPDFDDDDDEGSKLFRCDDETTGSNNDKERFARENHSEIERRRRNKMTAYITELSDMVPTCSALARKPDKLTILRMAVSHMKSLRGSGNTNADGSYKPSFLTDQELKHLILEAADGFLFVVSCETGRIVYVSDSLTPVLNQPQSEWLGSSLYDQLHPDDTEKLREQLSTAESNSTGRMLDLKTGTVKKEGQQSSARMSMGARRSFICRMRCGSCAVEPLSMNRLNFLRNRNRNGLGTAKEGEPQYVVVHCTGYIKSWPPAGVSLTDDEADNTQGSRYCLVAIGRLQVTCCPGDTDINSISVPVEFISRHNCQGMFTFIDHRCTAAVGYQPQDLLGKNILEFAHPEDQGLLRDSFQQVVKLKGQVLSVMFRFRTKSREWIWMRTSSFTFQNPFSEEIEYIICTNVNVKNSTQDPLTPISSPGGSLPPSLGQGSPNCPPVVLSPGQVATRQLQQQQQQAELEGGGTRDGIYEAGPITLSQMPVQPVTAAGPDHTKSLEKPELYPSLFQAPDQTKVLPSTPAPSTQIYSPANNFTSGRSNDVYSRPVNMNSQITPQMAQPGHSAGQMLAQMSRQNGGQHSVTPSSNGAPLHGGPAGGGWPGVAAGARPQFNNQQVAPQAAKTMSPPFARMGGFGGGSSNSFEQMPTGASPTTTSSANYPPMNVRASLNTNGYDGSQSAPQFPPRGAEAVWPQWQGQQHSQSNAEQHPHSQGNQQDMFPDVLSMLDQPANFNSDDFEIPIYPPYTE